GCAGCCAGCTCTCAATGCCTTCTAATGCTTTTTTACTCAACTGCGTCATACGGAATTTCCCCTCTCCATTTTTGGTTTATCAAAACAGGATTTCTATGTACACTTGCACTCGGTTCAGACCTCGTGCTTATGTCGGAAGAGCTTTATTTATTGGGGAGGGTCAGATAAAGCAAACATAATTTCGCCCTCAGCTACTACCGTATCGCCTACTTTAGCCGTAGCTTTCCCTTTGCCAAATGCGCCTTTGGAACGAGTGATTTCCACTTCAAGCGTCAACGTATCCCCAGGAACCACCTGTCCTCGGAAACGGAAACCATCCAATCCTGCCAAGAATCCGATTTTGCCACGATTGCTCTCTAGGTGCAGTAATGCGACTGCCCCAACTTGAGCCAGTGCTTCGGTAATCAACACACCAGGCATAACGGGATACCCCGGAAAATGTCCAATGAAATGAGGCTCATTCATCGTTACATTTTTAATACCTACTGCTCTTTTCCCTTCCTCCAGCTCAATAATACGATCCACCAATAAAAATGGCGCTCGATGTGGGATAATCTCCTGAATTTGATTAACATCCAATTGCAATTTGTCCATTTACCTTAATAACTCCTCCCGCTTGCAGGTCTGACTCTGTATCAATCATGAGTTACTGCAAGCATAATATTACCC
The Paenibacillus peoriae DNA segment above includes these coding regions:
- the fabZ gene encoding 3-hydroxyacyl-ACP dehydratase FabZ; the protein is MDKLQLDVNQIQEIIPHRAPFLLVDRIIELEEGKRAVGIKNVTMNEPHFIGHFPGYPVMPGVLITEALAQVGAVALLHLESNRGKIGFLAGLDGFRFRGQVVPGDTLTLEVEITRSKGAFGKGKATAKVGDTVVAEGEIMFALSDPPQ